The following are encoded in a window of Anopheles gambiae chromosome X, idAnoGambNW_F1_1, whole genome shotgun sequence genomic DNA:
- the LOC1272230 gene encoding octopamine receptor Oamb isoform X1 — protein MNESECASLLASVQWTDPTNLVSLAVLAFINVLVIVGNCLVIAAVLCSHKLRSVTNFFIVSLAVADLLVGLAVLPFSATWEVFKVWIFGDVWCRIWLAVDVWMCTASILNLCAISLDRYVAVTRPVTYPSIMSTRRAKSLIAGLWVLSFVICFPPLVGWKEQKVKENVYYQYGNYTLVSVTPSPAPPLPCPWTCELTNDAGYVVYSALGSFYIPMFVMLFFYWRIYRAAVRTTRAINQGFRTTKGMGNRFDDNRLTLRIHRGRGSTSAPLHESPHSNGSTHSTTTSIGSASPERLSRYSTRGKLVGHGGTVPHPTAHHEKIKISVSYPSTENVAQSCHAEAGGGPSSPAVAAAGAMATSSSSTGGGGSGGTKLLYAVHYSSANGRDSNASQIFRRPSKEQQMGSVLGGSTQYLTVSEQQQQQQQQQQSHRERGSSFLSPRASKRMGKRNIKAQVKRFRMETKAAKTLAIIVGLFVLCWLPFFTMYLVRPFCDDCINELLFSIVFWIGYCNSAINPMIYALFSKDFRFAFKRIICRCFCSGGRFAGAVGSRRGSDMSQMRAHGGRTPSISPSAAAQSLCDDSDPVGGDLSDSR, from the exons ATGAACGAGTCGGAGTGTGCCAGCCTGCTCGCGTCCGTACAGTGGACGGATCCGACCAATCTGGTCTCGCTGGCGGTGCTCGCCTTCATCAACGTGCTCGTCATCGTCGGCAACTGTCTGGTGATTGCGGCCGTGCTCTGCTCGCACAAGCTGCGCAGTGTTACCAATTTTTTCATCGTTAGTCTAGCTGTTGCTGATTTATTAGTCGGATTAGCTGTATTGCCATTTTCGGCTACCTGGGAGGTGTTTAAG GTTTGGATATTCGGTGACGTCTGGTGCCGCATCTGGCTGGCGGTCGACGTCTGGATGTGCACGGCCTCGATCCTGAACCTGTGCGCCATCTCGCTGGACCGGTACGTTGCCGTCACCCGGCCAGTCACCTATCCGAGCATAATGTCGACCAGGCGGGCCAAGTCGCTCATCGCCGGGCTGTGGGTGTTGTCCTTCGTGATCTGCTTTCCGCCGCTGGTCGGGTGGAAGGAACAGAAA GTGAAAGAGAACGTTTATTATCAATACGGAAACTACACACTGGTGTCGGTGACACCGTCCCCCGCGCCTCCCCTTCCCTGTCCCTGGACGTGCGAGCTGACGAACGACGCCGGGTACGTCGTCTACTCAGCCCTCGGCTCCTTCTACATTCCCATGTTCGTGATGCTGTTCTTCTACTGGCGGATCTACCGGGCGGCCGTCCGGACGACGCGCGCCATCAATCAGGGCTTTCGCACCACCAAAG GCATGGGTAACCGGTTCGACGACAATCGGCTAACGCTGCGGATACACCGTGGGCGCGGGTCAACGAGCGCACCGCTGCACGAGTCGCCACACAGCAACGGCAGCAcgcacagcaccaccaccagcatcgGCAGCGCGTCGCCCGAGCGGCTGTCCCGCTACTCGACCCGGGGCAAGCTGGTGGGGCACGGGGGCACGGTCCCGCATCCGACCGCACACCACGAAAAGATCAAAATCTCCGTCTCGTACCCGTCGACCGAGAACGTGGCTCAAAGCTGCCATGCCGAGGCGGGCGGTGGCCCATCCTCGCCggcagtggcggcggcgggTGCGATGGCGACCAGCTCCTCGTCgaccggtggcggcggcagcggcggcaccAAGCTGCTGTACGCCGTGCACTACTCGTCGGCGAACGGGCGGGACAGCAACGCGTCCCAGATCTTCCGCCGCCCGTCGAAGGAGCAGCAGATGGGCAGCGTGCTGGGCGGCTCCACCCAGTACCTGACCGtgtcggagcagcagcagcagcagcagcagcagcagcagtcgcacCGGGAGCGGGGCAGCAGCTTCCTGTCACCGCGGGCGAGCAAGCGCATGGGCAAGCGGAACATCAAGGCGCAGGTGAAGCGCTTCCGGATGGAGACGAAGGCGGCCAAGACGCTCGCGATCATCGTCGGGCTGTTCGTGCTGTGCTGGTTGCCGTTCTTCACCATGTACCTGGTGCGCCCGTTCTGCGACGACTGCATCAACGAGCTGCTCTTCTCGATCGTCTTCTGGATCGGGTACTGCAACTCCGCGATCAACCCGATGATCTACGCCCTGTTCTCGAAGGACTTTCGGTTCGCGTTCAAGCGCATCATCTGCCGCTGCTTCTGCTCGGGCGGCCGGTTCGCCGGCGCGGTTGGCAGCAGGCGCGGCTCGGACATGTCGCAGATGCGGGCGCACGGGGGCCGCACGCCGAGCATTTCGCCGAGTGCGGCCGCCCAGTCGCTGTGCGACGATAGCGATCCAGTCGGCGGCGACCTGTCCGACTCGAGATGA
- the LOC1272230 gene encoding octopamine receptor Oamb isoform X2, whose amino-acid sequence MNESECASLLASVQWTDPTNLVSLAVLAFINVLVIVGNCLVIAAVLCSHKLRSVTNFFIVSLAVADLLVGLAVLPFSATWEVFKVWIFGDVWCRIWLAVDVWMCTASILNLCAISLDRYVAVTRPVTYPSIMSTRRAKSLIAGLWVLSFVICFPPLVGWKEQKVKENVYYQYGNYTLVSVTPSPAPPLPCPWTCELTNDAGYVVYSALGSFYIPMFVMLFFYWRIYRAAVRTTRAINQGFRTTKGGKNNLDDSLTLRMHRGKGVASLMESTIRAQNAVRMSLEGSGRGAPPPPSSHPTQQSLPPPPATPTPPDAQNGGTSTDGGSSGTSPNPQISISRASSGSVVVLPCPRPTTTTTTTATGLQISLHNHHHHHHHHHHHHSYHGAPGSGAPSQQQQQQHQASQQTSGGRHHHHHHQGSSRRKSVFKEAPVGVSRDLSPNSSKKLGKKHLKVQVKRFRMETKAAKTLGIIVGGFIFCWLPFFTMYLTRAFCAECINSLLFSVLFWLGYCNSAVNPFIYALFSKDFRQAFKRIILRCLCSKRLKLNLLLKKNSAHNNTTNHSYSPSAFTPIASTPRTEIAESGVVGGVFR is encoded by the exons ATGAACGAGTCGGAGTGTGCCAGCCTGCTCGCGTCCGTACAGTGGACGGATCCGACCAATCTGGTCTCGCTGGCGGTGCTCGCCTTCATCAACGTGCTCGTCATCGTCGGCAACTGTCTGGTGATTGCGGCCGTGCTCTGCTCGCACAAGCTGCGCAGTGTTACCAATTTTTTCATCGTTAGTCTAGCTGTTGCTGATTTATTAGTCGGATTAGCTGTATTGCCATTTTCGGCTACCTGGGAGGTGTTTAAG GTTTGGATATTCGGTGACGTCTGGTGCCGCATCTGGCTGGCGGTCGACGTCTGGATGTGCACGGCCTCGATCCTGAACCTGTGCGCCATCTCGCTGGACCGGTACGTTGCCGTCACCCGGCCAGTCACCTATCCGAGCATAATGTCGACCAGGCGGGCCAAGTCGCTCATCGCCGGGCTGTGGGTGTTGTCCTTCGTGATCTGCTTTCCGCCGCTGGTCGGGTGGAAGGAACAGAAA GTGAAAGAGAACGTTTATTATCAATACGGAAACTACACACTGGTGTCGGTGACACCGTCCCCCGCGCCTCCCCTTCCCTGTCCCTGGACGTGCGAGCTGACGAACGACGCCGGGTACGTCGTCTACTCAGCCCTCGGCTCCTTCTACATTCCCATGTTCGTGATGCTGTTCTTCTACTGGCGGATCTACCGGGCGGCCGTCCGGACGACGCGCGCCATCAATCAGGGCTTTCGCACCACCAAAG GTGGCAAGAACAATCTCGACGACAGTCTGACGCTGCGGATGCATCGCGGCAAAGGTGTCGCCTCGCTGATGGAGTCGACGATACGGGCCCAGAACGCGGTCCGGATGTCGCTGGAGGGGTCGGGCCGGGGagcaccgccgccaccatcgTCTCACCCGACGCAGCAATCgttgccgccgccaccggcaACGCCGACGCCGCCCGACGCACAGAACGGTGGCACCAGTACGGAcggtggcagcagcggcaccTCGCCGAATCCTCAAATCTCGATCTCACGTGCCTCGAGCGGCAGCGTGGTCGTGTTGCCCTGTCCCCGGCCGACCACGACCACGACCACGACCGCGACCGGCCTGCAGATATCGCTGCacaatcaccaccatcaccatcaccaccatcatcatcaccacagCTACCATGGGGCGCCGGGCAGTGGCGCCccctcccagcagcagcagcagcagcaccaggcgTCCCAGCAGACATCGGGCggccggcaccaccaccaccaccaccagggcAGCAGCCGGCGCAAGAGCGTGTTCAAGGAGGCACCGGTCGGCGTGTCCCGCGACCTGTCGCCCAACTCCTCCAAGAAGCTCGGCAAGAAGCACCTGAAGGTGCAGGTGAAGCGCTTCCGGATGGAGACGAAGGCGGCCAAAACGCTCGGCATCATCGTCGGCGGCTTCATCTTCTGCTGGCTGCCGTTCTTCACCATGTACCTGACGCGCGCGTTCTGCGCCGAGTGCATCAACAGCCTGCTGTTTTCGGTGCTGTTCTGGCTCGGCTACTGCAACTCCGCCGTCAACCCGTTCATCTACGCGCTGTTCTCGAAGGACTTCCGGCAGGCGTTCAAGCGCATCATCCTGCGGTGCCTCTGCTCGAAGCGGCTCAAGCTGAACCTGCTGCTGAAGAAGAACTCGGCGCACAACAACACGACGAACCACTCGTACAGCCCGTCGGCGTTCACGCCGATCGCTTCGACGCCCCGGACGGAGATTGCGGAGAGTGGCGTCGTCGGTGGTGTGTTCAGATGA